The Cellulomonas sp. S1-8 genomic sequence AGATCACGTGGTTCACGTGGCGTCGCGCGTTCACGCAGCGGTACGACGTGCTCCACGTCCACTGGCCCGAGCGTCTCGTGCGCGACGAGCGCCGCGGCGGGGTGCGGACCTGGGCCAAGCGGGCCGCCTGCCTCGCGCTGGTGGCGCGGTGCGCGCTGCTGCGCGTCGCGGTCGTGCGCACCGAGCACAACCTGGCCCCCCACGAGCCCGGGGACCGCGTCGAGTCGTGGGTCCTGGGCGCGCTGGACCGCGCGACCGCGTGGACGATCGTGCTGAACGAGGCGACGCCGGTGCGACCCGGCCGCCCGCGCACCCTGGTGCGGCTGGCGGACTACCGCGAGCCCTTCGGGGCGCACGTGCGCCCCGACCGGGTGGCCGGGCGCGTCCTGAACTTCGGCATCATCCGGGACTACAAGGGGGTCGACAGGCTCCTCGACGTCGTCCGCGAGATCCCCGACGACGGCCTGACCCTGCGCGTCGTCGGCCGTCCCGCGACCGACCGCTGGCGGGAGGTCGTCGAGTCGGCCGCCGCCGCGGACCCGCGGGTCCGGCCCGTGCTCGACTTCGTCCCGGACGCCGAGCTGGTCGCGCACGTCGGCGAGGCCCAGCTCGTGGTGCTCCCGTACCGGGAGCTGCACAACTCCGGTGCGGTCCTGGTCCCGCTCTCGCTGGACCGCCCGGTGCTGGTCCCCCGTACCCCCACCACCGTCGACCTGCAGCACGAGGTCGGGGCGCAGTGGGTGCACCTCTACGACGGCGAGCTGACCGCCGCCGACGTGGTGTCGTCGCTCGCCGCGGCGGCGCGCATCCCCCCGGGGGAGCGGTCCGGGCTCACCGACAGGGACTGGCCGACGGTGGGCCGCCGGCACGTCGAGGTCTGGCGGGCCGCGGTCGCCGCCGTCCGTCACACCCCCGCGCCGGCGCCCGAGGACGTCCCCGCGGTGCGCGGGTGAACGTCGCGTCGCCCTCCTCCTGTGCTGCGTCCCGCTGTGTAGCATCACTCGGCGGGCCGGTCGCCCGCTGGGTGTCGACCTGCCCGCCCCCACACCGTCGTCGGAACCGTCCTTCCGTCGTCGGGCAGTGGTGGTCACCGACTCGGCCGACCAACGGAAGGGTCTGCGATGGACCTGCGTGAGCTCCTGGGTGCCCTGCGCAAGCAGTGGGTGCCGATCCTGGCTCTGACCCTCCTGGGCGCGGTCGCCGCGTTCGCGTTCTCGGTGAACCAGCAGAAGATGTGGACGGCGCAGGCCACGATCCTCGTGCGGCCCGCGTCGGGGCAGTCCACCGCGGACCTCAACAGCGGCGCCGTCTTCGTCGAGCGCGTCGTCGGCACGTACGCGGCGCTCGCGCGCACCCCCGTCGTGCTCGACCCCGTCGCCGACGAGCTGGGCCTCGAGTCGTCCTCCGAGCTGCGGGGCAAGGTGACCGCGGCGATCTCGTCCGGCACGACGTTCATCTCGGTCTCCGCGACGTGGCGGGACGCCGAGGGTGCCGCACGGGTCGCGAACGCCGTCGCGGACGAGATGCAGATCGCGATCGTCGACGCCGCCCCGCTGCAGCAGGGTCAGCCGTCGATCGTCGTGTCGTCGGTCGCGCCCGCGGTCGCCCCCGGCTCGCCGTCGTCGCCCGACGTGACGGCCAACGTCCTGGTCGGCACGTTCGCCGGCTTCCTCGTCGGCCTGGGCTTCGTGCTGCTGCGCTCGGCGCTCGACTCGCGCGTGCGCACCGTGGCGGACGCCCGGCGCCTGACGTCGTCGCCTGTGCTGGGGGAGATCGCCCCGCCCCGTCGGCCGTCGCGCAGCGCGATCCCCGACGCCGACCCGTGGGCGGAGGACTACCGCCGGCTGCGTACGAACCTGCGCCTGCTCGACGTGGGGGAGCGACCCGCGAGCGTCCTCGTCACGTCGTGCACCGCCGACGAGGGGGCGGCGACGGTGAGCCTCGGGCTCGCGCGCACCGCCGTCGAGGGGGGTCTGCGCACCGTCCTGGTCGAGGCGGACCTGCGTCATCCGCGCCTCGCGCAGGACCTGCGCCTGCCGGCCGGCCCCGGGCTCAGCGATCTCGTCGCCACCCGGGGCGACATCGCCGCGGCCGTCCACGTCGTCGACGGCGTGGACGTGCTGCCCGCGGGCGCCGCGGTCGCCAGCCCCGGGGACCTCGTGACGTCACCCGCGATGGGTGACCTGCTCGCACGGCTCGTCGAGGGCTACGACCTCGTCGTGTGCCTGGCCCCGCCGGTGCTGACCGTGACCGACGCGGCGGCGCTCGGCGCCGGCACCCACGGCGTCGTGCTGGTCGTCGGGCGCCCGCGCGTCACGAGCGACCAGGTCACCGAGGCCGTGAACGCCCTGTCGATGGCCGGCGCCAGCCTGCTCGGCGTCGTGATGAACGACGCGGCGTCCGTCGCGCCGGCGCGGTTGTCGCGGCGTGCGGCCGACCGTCCCGGTGCGCCGGGCACGGGGAACGCGCGTCGGCAGCCCGGCGCCCCGGCCGCCCCGGGCGCGGGCGGGTCCGTCCCCGGGCAGGCGGGGTCGCCGTCGAGCGGCACGTCGACGCCCGCTGGCGCCCCGGCCCGGCGCGGCGAGGGCGCGCAGCCCGCTCGCTGAGGGGCCGCGGCCCCGGGGCCGACCGGCACCGGCACCTGTACCGGCATCCGCACCGGCACCGGCCGGCGGCGCCGCGCTCTCAGCGCCGGACGACGAGCCGAGCGGTCCGCCACATCGTGACGGCGTCGCGCCGCACCGCCGGTACGGCCGCACCGACGACGACCGCCGCGACCCCGGCGGCGAGGACGCCGACGAGGACCTGCCAGAACGCCCCGTCGACGAGGCGGGCGGCCGCCCACGCGGCGGCGCCCACGGGGGCACCCACGGCGAACACGGCCAGCGCGGTGGTGCGGACGAGCGGTGCCACGCGCACCCCGGTCGCTCGGCCGAGGGCGACCAGCGAGACGACCCAGTACAGGACGTTCGCGACGAGGTGCCCGACGGCGACACCGACGGGTCCCCACGGCACACCGCCCAGGACCAGCACGATCATCAGCGGCTGCGTCCACAGCTGCAGCCGCAGCAGCTGGGAGGTGCGGCCCGTCGCGAGGTAGCCCCAGTACGCGATCTGCGACACGGAGCGGAAGATGCCGCCGAGGGCGAGCACCGCCAGGATCGGCGCGACCTCCTGCCAGCCCGCACCCAGCACGAGGTCGACGAGCGGCCCGGCGAGCGCGGCCGCGACCACCAGGAGCGGGACGGTGACGTAGCACGCGACGAGCTGCGCGCGCCGCAGACCGGCCGTCAGCTGCTCGCGGTCCTCGTGGACGCGCGCCAGCACGGGCACGGCGACGTTCGTCAGCGGCGCGTTGATCTGGTTGATCGGCACCATGACGAGCTGGTACGCCCGGGAGTACAGACCCAGCTCGGCGGGGCCGCGCACGGCACCGAGCGCCACGTTGTCGACGTTGCGCGTGACGTAGTTCAGCAGCTGGGTGCCCAGCACGTGCCCGCCGAACCGGAAGAAGCGCCCCACGGGCACGTCCCGGCGGTACCGCTGCGGCCGCCACCGTCCCGCGACGACCACGATCACGAGGATCGTCGCGGCCCCCACGAGCTGCTGCGCGACCAGCGCCCACACGCCCGCGCCGGCCGCACCGAGCGCCACGGCCGCGGCGATCCCGGCCGCGGGGCCCGCGAGGTCGGCGGCCGCGACGGTGCCGAAGCGCAGGCGCCGCGCGAGGTCCGCGCGGTACTGCGTCGTGAGCCCGGACAGCAGGAACACGGCGGCCAGCGGCGGCACGACGGCGCTCAGCTGCGGTTCGTCGTAGAGGAGGACGATCGCGGGCGTCAGCGCCGCCGCGAGCAGCGCGCAGGCCGTCCCCAACCCGGCGTTGGCCCAGAACAGGTTGCTGCGCTCGGCGGGGGTGACCTCCTTGGCCTGGACCGACGCGAGCGACAGCCCGAAGTCGCGCAGCAGGTCCGCCACCCCGATGACGGCGGTGACCATGGCGACCAGACCGAACTCCTCGGGCGTGAGCAGCCGCGCCAGCACCACGACCGAGCCGACCTGCAGGACGATGCGGGCGACCTGCGCGCCGACCGTCACGGCACCGCCGCGCGCGGCGGCCCCGGCGAGCGCCGTGCTCATGACCCGTCGACGGGAGCCGCCGACGGCACCACCGCGGTGTCGGCGGCGCGCGGCGCACCGTGGACGAGGCGACCCACCCGGTCCGCGAGCGCGGTGAGGCGGTCGCGCGCGGTGTCGGCGGCAGCGAGCACCGCGTCGCGGTCGTCGAGCAGGGCGTGCACCGCCGGCACGGCGACGGTCGCGTCGTCCGCCGGCACCGCCGAGGCCGCGAGACCCACCGTGGCCATCGTGCGACGGATCTTCGCCACCGCGTGACCGAGACCGACCGGGACCGCCCCCTCCGTGTGACCGACGACCACGGCGTGCAGCCGGTCGCTCACCACGAGGGCGGCGCGGCGGTAGACCGCCCGCACCCGGGCCTCGACGACGTCGTGGGCCCAGTCGTCGCCGTCGACCAGCTCGCCGTCGAGCCGCGCGGCCAGCTCCGCGGCGCGGGTGCGGTCCCGCCCGACCTGCGGGGCCACCACGACGGACAGCCCGCGGTCCGCCGCGACCGCCCGCACCGTGTCGAACCACGCGTCGGACGGCGTCCCGCGGTCGCCGCGCATCGACAGCGCGAGGACGTCACGGCCCTGCGACGGCAGGTCGGCCACGGACGTGCCCGGAGCGGTGCCGCCGGGGCCCGTCGGTCCCGCGGCCCAGCCCCAGTCCGGTGCGGTCGTGCCGGTGCCCACCCAGCGGCGGGAGTCGTCGTCGCGCCACGTCACCAGGTCGCACGGGGCCAGGCTCGCGCGCACGACCGTGCCCCACACCGGGTGCGGGGCACGCAGCCCGAAGCCGAGGTGCACGGCGTGGCCGCCGCGGAGCCGCGCGAGGGCCAGGAGGGGCGCCATGCGGGCGTAGCCGAGCGCCCAGGACCGCGTGAGCAGCGCCTCCCCGGCGTTGTGCGCGAGGACGTCGCCCTGCCGCGCGGCGGCGAGCACCTCCTGCTGCCACTGGGCCCGGGACGTGACGACCGTGTCCTGCGGTCGCAGG encodes the following:
- a CDS encoding polysaccharide biosynthesis tyrosine autokinase gives rise to the protein MDLRELLGALRKQWVPILALTLLGAVAAFAFSVNQQKMWTAQATILVRPASGQSTADLNSGAVFVERVVGTYAALARTPVVLDPVADELGLESSSELRGKVTAAISSGTTFISVSATWRDAEGAARVANAVADEMQIAIVDAAPLQQGQPSIVVSSVAPAVAPGSPSSPDVTANVLVGTFAGFLVGLGFVLLRSALDSRVRTVADARRLTSSPVLGEIAPPRRPSRSAIPDADPWAEDYRRLRTNLRLLDVGERPASVLVTSCTADEGAATVSLGLARTAVEGGLRTVLVEADLRHPRLAQDLRLPAGPGLSDLVATRGDIAAAVHVVDGVDVLPAGAAVASPGDLVTSPAMGDLLARLVEGYDLVVCLAPPVLTVTDAAALGAGTHGVVLVVGRPRVTSDQVTEAVNALSMAGASLLGVVMNDAASVAPARLSRRAADRPGAPGTGNARRQPGAPAAPGAGGSVPGQAGSPSSGTSTPAGAPARRGEGAQPAR
- a CDS encoding glycosyl transferase — its product is MTDATRPLRVMQVLDPPDGTTRYADQVVRHLPADVEITWFTWRRAFTQRYDVLHVHWPERLVRDERRGGVRTWAKRAACLALVARCALLRVAVVRTEHNLAPHEPGDRVESWVLGALDRATAWTIVLNEATPVRPGRPRTLVRLADYREPFGAHVRPDRVAGRVLNFGIIRDYKGVDRLLDVVREIPDDGLTLRVVGRPATDRWREVVESAAAADPRVRPVLDFVPDAELVAHVGEAQLVVLPYRELHNSGAVLVPLSLDRPVLVPRTPTTVDLQHEVGAQWVHLYDGELTAADVVSSLAAAARIPPGERSGLTDRDWPTVGRRHVEVWRAAVAAVRHTPAPAPEDVPAVRG
- a CDS encoding lipopolysaccharide biosynthesis protein: MSTALAGAAARGGAVTVGAQVARIVLQVGSVVVLARLLTPEEFGLVAMVTAVIGVADLLRDFGLSLASVQAKEVTPAERSNLFWANAGLGTACALLAAALTPAIVLLYDEPQLSAVVPPLAAVFLLSGLTTQYRADLARRLRFGTVAAADLAGPAAGIAAAVALGAAGAGVWALVAQQLVGAATILVIVVVAGRWRPQRYRRDVPVGRFFRFGGHVLGTQLLNYVTRNVDNVALGAVRGPAELGLYSRAYQLVMVPINQINAPLTNVAVPVLARVHEDREQLTAGLRRAQLVACYVTVPLLVVAAALAGPLVDLVLGAGWQEVAPILAVLALGGIFRSVSQIAYWGYLATGRTSQLLRLQLWTQPLMIVLVLGGVPWGPVGVAVGHLVANVLYWVVSLVALGRATGVRVAPLVRTTALAVFAVGAPVGAAAWAAARLVDGAFWQVLVGVLAAGVAAVVVGAAVPAVRRDAVTMWRTARLVVRR
- a CDS encoding polysaccharide pyruvyl transferase family protein — its product is MTRILVSAEGQSDNVGDSVLRRGLLDSLRPHGRLVVRLADTTDDYVTGLRLRPQDTVVTSRAQWQQEVLAAARQGDVLAHNAGEALLTRSWALGYARMAPLLALARLRGGHAVHLGFGLRAPHPVWGTVVRASLAPCDLVTWRDDDSRRWVGTGTTAPDWGWAAGPTGPGGTAPGTSVADLPSQGRDVLALSMRGDRGTPSDAWFDTVRAVAADRGLSVVVAPQVGRDRTRAAELAARLDGELVDGDDWAHDVVEARVRAVYRRAALVVSDRLHAVVVGHTEGAVPVGLGHAVAKIRRTMATVGLAASAVPADDATVAVPAVHALLDDRDAVLAAADTARDRLTALADRVGRLVHGAPRAADTAVVPSAAPVDGS